In the genome of Paenibacillus sp. GP183, the window GACGGGCGTGCTGAGCAGTGCGGCGTACGGCCCCCACGTGAACAACCTGTACAAGGACGGAGATCCTCCGGCTAACGTGGGACACAGTTTCATCCTTCTTAACATCGCCAAGTGGATGGCAATCGATCATTATTTTGCTATAATAGAGCAGTTCATCCAGGATGTTAAGGCGGTGCCCAAGAGCAAAGGCACCGATGAAATTTTCTACCCTGGCGAACGGCGCTACAACAAATTCAAAGAGCGTTCCAACCAAGGGCTGCATATAGCTCATGAGGTCGTCACGGAGTTGAAACTTCTCGGCGAAGAAATGGGCATCCTCTTTCCCGAAGGAGCCAACCCATGAAAGTCATAATCACGGAATTAAACTGGCCTGATGGCAACGAATTGTTTAGAGCCAAACGTCGTTTATAACCCTGAACTGTGGAAAGACCGGGAACAGATACAAATGGAATTTAGGAAGCGGACGCCCTCATTGTACGAAAAGTGAATGGGGAACCCCTCAAACTACGAACATCAGCTGAAAGTCATTATACAGAGTGATTAGAAGGTAGGAATTGTATGTTTAAATCGATTAACGAGGAACGAAAAACCTTTTCCCGCAAAGTGGTGGAACATATTCGTGAGCTCATCGCCACCAAACAGCTCAAACCGGGAGATAAACTTCCCGCGGAACGAGAATTGGCGGAAATGATGAGTGTCAGCCGGCCGACCATCCGGGAAGCATTCAAAATATTATCCGCTATGGGCTTGCTCAGCATACGGCAAGGTAATGGCGTTTTTGTTGCCGATCAAAGCTTACGGCTGGACAATTTGGCGTCATTTTTATTTTTGCAAACCGACACCATATTCGAATTGTTCGAAGTGCGTAAAATGATTGAAACGGAAAGCGCAGCGAAGGCGGCGAAACGAGGCACGTCCGCCTATCTGGAAGAAATCTACAAAACGACTCGTGACTGTTATGACAAGGTAGTGGTACATCCGCAGTTTGCCAACAAGGAAGAACGTGAAAAGTTTTTGTCCGAGGCGGACCATCAATTTCACCTGATGGTCGCTGAAGCAGCCGGTAATGAGGTGGTAGTACGCGTGATGAACAACCTGATCGATCTGTTGCGTCAAAGCCGAATGCAATCTATGAAAATTCCGGGAAGGGTCGAGCAATCGCTGCAGGAACACATGCTGATCGCCGAGGCGTTGAAGGGCCAAAACAGCAAGCTTGCCCGCTCGCGGATGTTCGACCATCTGACCAGTGTCGAGAAAGCTCTGATACTGGAACTTGAGGAAGCCGGCAAATCCGTCGGCTCTCCGGTGGAAGCCGGAACCTCCGTTGAATTATAAGCCGGTCTGATGAACTGCATCAAAATGTGCGATGACTGCCAGGTTTCGTCATATGGTATAGTGTACAAGAATCAAATTTCATGTTGGGAGTGTTGAATTTTGCAAATTCCGAGTATACAGCCTGGCCCCATCGCCACTGCTGCAACCGACTCGACCAATGGATGGAAAAGACCTCTGAAAGGAATTGCTTTGACAGTGACGCTCGCTGTTTTGGCGGGTCGTATAGCGGAAGCCCCATTTTTTTCCATTATGGGTATCATGGTTATATCCATCATGCTTGGCGTCGTGTGGAAGTCCGTTATGGATGTCCCCGCGGATGCCGGTATCGGGATCACGTTCAGCAGCAAGTTCCTACTTAGAGCAGGAATCATTTTGATGGGAATTCGACTGAATTTCACTCAAATTTTGAAAGCCGGACTGTCGGTCGTGCTGATCGATATTATTGTGATCGTTTTTACACTGGCATTTATCATTTTTTTGGGCAAATGGTTAAAGGTGGATAAAACTTTAGTGGCCTTAATTGCCGTTGGAAGTGCGGTTTGCGGAGCAGCGGCCATTGTAGCTGTCGCGCCGTTAATCGGCGCAAAAAAAGAGCAAACAGCCATCTCCGTCGCCTGCATTGCAATTTTAGGGACTTTAGGGGCAGTCGTTTATATTTTTCTATACCCTTATCTGGGATTGGATCCCTATTCATACGGCGTGTTTGCCGGCTCAACGCTGCATGAACTAGCACACGTCATTGCAGCTGGAGTTCCCGGCGGAATTGTAGGAAGTGATATCGCTATTCTTGTCAAACTCGGAAGAGTTGCACTTCTGATCCCTGTCGCCCTGGTGTTGGGCTATTTGTACCGATCCGGCGAGCCTACGGTAACAGGCAAGAAGAGTTTGAAAAACCTTCCCGTGCCATGGTTCATTTTCGGCTTTTTGGCAATGAGTCTTGTCAATTCGACGGGTTTGCTGCCTGATTCGGTAACTAAATTCCTGATTGCGGCCAGTATTTTCCTAATGTCGATCGCAATGGCCGGTCTTGGCCTCAGCATCAATATTACCGATTTCAAAAAAGTGGGAAGAAATACGATTGTTGTGGCCGTTGTCGGATTTATCGCGTTGGCCATGTTGGGACAAGGGCTCCTGGCATTATTTTATTAGTCCTTATCGAACGGTTTGCAAGCGATTAAACTTTAAGCATACGGAATCCGTCTTATTCTGGCGGATTGCCGTTTTTTTTTTGCTCGCACTCCCCTCCAGCCCGGTGGCGGTCACCCTTCCGACTGCCAGTCAGCCTGCTGAAATTCCTTCAAATAACAAAACACCGAGATGCAAATGAGTAAACTGCACGCAATTTCTTTGAGCAACAACATACAAATCACCCTCATTATTTTTTTAATTCCTATAGGAATAGTAGTATTTATTATCCGCGAAAAATTTCTGTTTGTCAATGTGCGTGCAAAACAAAAATTCGGTGGAGACCAAATGTGAATTCTACAAAAAAAGGCCACCTTGGCAAGTGGCCTAATGATCCTTCTTTTCAATACTATACTATGCCCGAAACCTTCCCTCTGCCCATTTCCCTATTTAACTTATCGCCATTAACTTCTTGCGCTCAGCTTTAGCCGTATTAATCTCCTTTTCATATCCCTCTCTGACAACGCAATTCCATCTGAATGAACATATACTGGCCGTTCGTCCTAACCGATCTGCAGCCTCTTCAAAAGCCTTTAATTCATAACTTCCTGATCGGATGTGCTTAAGTGTTATTTCTGCTAAAATCGTGTCATCTTCAGTCATCCAGCTGTCTTTTTCCTGTCTCATTATCTCACCTTCATATTCCCTTTTTTATGCATTCTTAGCTGATTAGCTGTATTTTATACTCAGTATAGTTGTGTTGTTACCTACCAATATCACCGTTCGCTCTGATGCCTCGGGAAATTATCTGCATACCGCATTCAATATGGAACTACCTACTTGACCGGGCATCGTATTCAACTGCGAAAAATCGCGAGGTTACCGATTCTATTCTTCACCTAAATAACGGAAGGGACAGGATCCACGGCCAATACAGTCTTGAAGCGATATATAGAGTTAGGATGCCAGATATCGAAAAAAGGGTCCCTATCCGAACCATATCCCAAGTACGGACAAGACCGCTTGAAAAGACAATGGCGTTAGCGGGCGAGGAAACCGGTAAAATCATGCCCATTGACGAAGCGAGAGCCATCATGACCGGATCGGTAACTTTAACTCCGCCGAGCACGATAATCATAGGTATCGTTAAACTTGTCGCCACCGTATCGCTTATGAATATGGATAAAATCAGGGTCACCAGGGCCATTGCAAAAAAAGCAGTCGACTGGGGCAAAGGATCCGCAGCGACCTGCTGAACGATATATTGCGCAACTCCCGATTCCTTCAACGCGACTCCTAGACTCATCCCACCGCCGACAAGCAGCAGGGTGTCCCAGCCCATTTCCTTCAGATCTACCGGCTTTAACAAGCGGGTAACAAATAAAAGAATTATGGGCACAAGTGCAACCACACCGTCCGGAATGTGATGCAAGGGGGTTGTCAGCCACAAAGAAACCGTAACCAGGAAAATCACCAGAACTCCTGCGGAATCGATGCCCCACTCGATCCTGTCTGCCGTCTGCCTCTCAACCTTGTCCTTGTTCGCCGGCGGAAAAATGACCTCCAGCCCCCAGTTAGCGAACAACAGCAGTACACCGCAAATCGGTGCCGTCAATATAAACCAAAGTGGAAACGACAATGCAGAGCCAGCACGAACTATTGCATCCATGGCTAATGCGTTCGGCGGCGTGCCCATCGGGGTGGCCATCCCCCCAATTGTCGCTCCGATCGGAATGGCGAGCAAAATGGCTTTGCTAACATTTTTTCCCGTATGGGTCTTCACAATAGGTACGATTACCGTCATAAACAGAACCGTTGTAGCAGCATTTGAAATCCACATGGAGACGGCGGCGCTGCTCAGGAGTAAGAGTGTAACGAGACGCCGTGGATTACCGCGGCTTTTGTGCAGTATCCATGCAGCAATAATTGAATCCAGATTGTATTTGTGCATGGCAAGGCTAAGCGCAAATCCTCCCAAAAAAAGCGTGATGACCGGGTTGAAGAAAGGCCCGAAAAATAGCGCTGTCCCCTTCTCTTCCCAGATTCCCCACCTTCCGAGAAAAACCGCTTCCAAAAATAAAATGACACAGGAGGTCAAAAATAGCGGAATCCATTCCGTTACCCACAGGATGACGGCGATGACCATAATGGCCAATGTAATTCTCATCGACTGATCCAACTGTGAGGTGAACTGGTAGGTGATCCCCCCGGCGGCCAGGGATAGCCCGAAGAGAAACAGATTGCGGACGGCCATATTGCACCTCGCTTGTATATTTGTAGACGGTCCTTGTCGACATTTCCATTCCATTTCTATACTATGTACAAGCACCGGAATTAAGAATATTTGGTTGTGGTGCAAGAATTTTATCCTTGATAATATTGAATGAATTGACAAATTGGGATGGGGCAAAAAGAAATCAAATACATTCAAATGGAAACATTTTGAGGC includes:
- a CDS encoding DASS family sodium-coupled anion symporter, with the translated sequence MAVRNLFLFGLSLAAGGITYQFTSQLDQSMRITLAIMVIAVILWVTEWIPLFLTSCVILFLEAVFLGRWGIWEEKGTALFFGPFFNPVITLFLGGFALSLAMHKYNLDSIIAAWILHKSRGNPRRLVTLLLLSSAAVSMWISNAATTVLFMTVIVPIVKTHTGKNVSKAILLAIPIGATIGGMATPMGTPPNALAMDAIVRAGSALSFPLWFILTAPICGVLLLFANWGLEVIFPPANKDKVERQTADRIEWGIDSAGVLVIFLVTVSLWLTTPLHHIPDGVVALVPIILLFVTRLLKPVDLKEMGWDTLLLVGGGMSLGVALKESGVAQYIVQQVAADPLPQSTAFFAMALVTLILSIFISDTVATSLTIPMIIVLGGVKVTDPVMMALASSMGMILPVSSPANAIVFSSGLVRTWDMVRIGTLFSISGILTLYIASRLYWPWILSLPLFR
- a CDS encoding YeiH family protein, encoding MQIPSIQPGPIATAATDSTNGWKRPLKGIALTVTLAVLAGRIAEAPFFSIMGIMVISIMLGVVWKSVMDVPADAGIGITFSSKFLLRAGIILMGIRLNFTQILKAGLSVVLIDIIVIVFTLAFIIFLGKWLKVDKTLVALIAVGSAVCGAAAIVAVAPLIGAKKEQTAISVACIAILGTLGAVVYIFLYPYLGLDPYSYGVFAGSTLHELAHVIAAGVPGGIVGSDIAILVKLGRVALLIPVALVLGYLYRSGEPTVTGKKSLKNLPVPWFIFGFLAMSLVNSTGLLPDSVTKFLIAASIFLMSIAMAGLGLSINITDFKKVGRNTIVVAVVGFIALAMLGQGLLALFY
- a CDS encoding FadR/GntR family transcriptional regulator translates to MFKSINEERKTFSRKVVEHIRELIATKQLKPGDKLPAERELAEMMSVSRPTIREAFKILSAMGLLSIRQGNGVFVADQSLRLDNLASFLFLQTDTIFELFEVRKMIETESAAKAAKRGTSAYLEEIYKTTRDCYDKVVVHPQFANKEEREKFLSEADHQFHLMVAEAAGNEVVVRVMNNLIDLLRQSRMQSMKIPGRVEQSLQEHMLIAEALKGQNSKLARSRMFDHLTSVEKALILELEEAGKSVGSPVEAGTSVEL